Genomic segment of Streptococcus australis:
ACTGGCTTGAGTCGAAAGGTGGATTTCAAGACCTGGTGCTTCTGTTGCTGCAATCATGATCAAGGCTGGATCTGATACGATTACTGCCGCAATCCCGATATCACGCAACTTACGGAACCATTCACCAGCACCAGCTTCATTTCCTTCATGCATGACCATATTGGCAGCCACATAAACCTTGGCACCGTATTTGGCGGCGAACTGCACCCCTTCTTCCATCTGTTCAAAGGTGAAGTTTCCAGCACGGCTACGAAGACCATAGGCCTGCCCACCGATAAAGACCGCATCTGCACCATATTGAACAGCTACTTTTAGCTTCTCTAAAGTCCCTGCAGGTGATAAAACCTCAGGACGTTTTAATGTTTTTGTCATTTTTTCTCCTATTTGCAATATAAAAGTTTGACGTTTTTCCTTCCCATTTTATAGTAAATAATGGATAAAATCAAGTCTAGGCAAATTGTTTTGACAATTCTAATCTTCTTAGAAACGAACAACTAGTCTTCTGAGACTAGTTGTTTTCAAGATAAAATTCAAAACGTTCACCCACATACTGACTCTTGACATATTCAAAAGCTGTCCCATCATCGAGATAAGAAACCTGAGTCAAGGCTAAAATGGCATGCCCTTTTTCTACTTCTAAGTAATGGGCAATCTTTTCTTTAGCCAATCTCGCATAAATGGTCTGTTGGGATTTGCCAATCCGGTAGCCATGCTGCTGCAAGGTCTGAAAGAAATGACTGGTTACTTCTTCTTTTTTAAAATTCTTAATAAACTTTTCTGGAATCGAAGCCACTTCATAGACTAGAGGAACTTGATCAGCGTAACGCACCCGTTCCATACGGATGATATTTTCAGTTGGTGAAATACCTAGCTTTGCTACTTCCTGCTCGTTGGGAATGGTTCTCCTATAGGAAATCAGCTGACTAGAAGGAACTTTCCCTTGGGCTTTGACAATCTCCGTAAAACTAGTGGTTCCACGCATTTTTTCTTGAACTCGAGTGCTCGAAACAAAGGTTCCGCTTCCTACACGACGCTCCAAAACTCCCTCCTCAACCAAGAGAGAGATGGCTTGTCGCAAGGTCATCCGGCTAACTTGAAACTGGTCAGCAAGATCCCGTTCGCTTGGAAGCCTTTCTCCGATTTTCCAACGATGCTCATCTATATCTTTTTTTATCTGGTCATGGATTTTCATATAAGCTGGTAACATGCTTTTCACTTCTTTTCTATGTTTTCTCTATTGTACCGTATTTAATTAGAAAAAGTCAAACTTTGCCTTGTTTAGTTGGTAATTCGCTCTCATTTGTGATAGAATATTGAAGAAGATATTTCTTTTGAGAAAGGAAAAAGATGAGCAACATTTCAACTGATTTGCAAGATGTCGAAAAAATCATCGTACTGGACTATGGTAGCCAATACAAC
This window contains:
- a CDS encoding GntR family transcriptional regulator, whose protein sequence is MLPAYMKIHDQIKKDIDEHRWKIGERLPSERDLADQFQVSRMTLRQAISLLVEEGVLERRVGSGTFVSSTRVQEKMRGTTSFTEIVKAQGKVPSSQLISYRRTIPNEQEVAKLGISPTENIIRMERVRYADQVPLVYEVASIPEKFIKNFKKEEVTSHFFQTLQQHGYRIGKSQQTIYARLAKEKIAHYLEVEKGHAILALTQVSYLDDGTAFEYVKSQYVGERFEFYLENN